In Clupea harengus chromosome 13, Ch_v2.0.2, whole genome shotgun sequence, one DNA window encodes the following:
- the slc18a2 gene encoding synaptic vesicular amine transporter, protein MGALDSLREFSFLTWLRERRESRKLILLIVFIALLLDNMLLTVVVPIIPSYLYTMDDEAVLSTPTSPPSPPSSTFQSIVSLYDNFTYETSGLLSTPRPLAPSTAIAPASASASALAPANATGPDCHKGDKQLLNENVKVGLLFASKATVQLITNPFIGPLTNRIGYQIPMFAGFCIMFLSTIMFAFSKSYTLLFLARSLQGVGSSCSSVAGMGMLASVYTDDEERGNAIGIALGGLAMGVLVGPPFGSVMYEFVGKTAPFLILAVLAVLDGALQLFILQPSKVEPESQTGTPLLTLMKDPYILIAAGSICFANMAIAMLEPALPIWMMETMCPRKWQLGVAFIPASVSYLIGTHIFGVMAHKMGRWLCSLIGMLLVGVSILCVPFAKDIYGLILPNFGVGFAIGMVDSSMMPIMGYLVDLRHVSVYGSVYAIADVAFCMGFALGPSAGGAIARSIGFPALMTIIGIIDILYAPLCYFLRSPPAREEKMAILSDSNCSMKTRSYSMQGTSYQMGDDFETESDE, encoded by the exons ATGGGAGCATTAGATTCTCTGAGAGAATTCAGTTTTCTGACATggctgagagaaagaagagagtcCAGAAAACTGATCTTGCTAATCGTATTCATCGCTCTTCTGCTGGATAATATGCTTTTGACGGTGGTCG TGCCCATAATCCCCAGCTACCTTTACACAATGGATGATGAGGCTGTTCTGAGTACCCCCACGagtcccccctctcctccctccagcaCGTTCCAGTCCATTGTGTCACTTTATGACAACTTTACGTATGAGACCAGTGGCCTGCTCTCCACTCCGCGACCACTGGCTCCCTCCACAGCCATCgccccagcctcagcctcagcctcagccttaGCCCCCGCTAACGCCACTGGACCAGACTGCCACAAAGGCGACAAACAGCTCCTCAATGAGAATGTGAAAGTAGGACTCCTCTTTGCCTCCAAGGCCACTGTGCAGCTCATCACCAATCCTTTCATCGGGCCCCTCACCAACAG AATAGGTTACCAGATCCCCATGTTCGCTGGCTTCTGCATTATGTTTCTCTCCACTATCA TGTTTGCATTCTCAAAGAGCTACACTCTGCTGTTTCTGGCCCGATCTCTACAGGGGGTTGGGTCCTCATGCTCCTCAGTAGCAG gaaTGGGAATGCTGGCAAGTGTGTATACTGACGATGAGGAAAGAGGCAATGCTATAGGAATAGCTCTTGGAGGACTAGCCATGGGAGTACTgg TGGGTCCTCCGTTTGGTAGTGTGATGTACGAGTTTGTCGGGAAGACCGCGCCTTTCCTCATCCTGGCTGTCCTGGCTGTGCTGGATGGAG CGTTACAGCTCTTCATCCTGCAGCCCTCGAAGGTGGAGCCAGAG AGTCAGACAGGCACGCCACTCCTAACGCTCATGAAGGACCCCTACATTCTGATCGCTGCAG GTTCCATTTGTTTTGCTAATATGGCCATTGCCATGTTGGAGCCGGCTCTGCCTATTTGGATGATGGAGACCATGTGCCCCAGAAAATGGCAACTCG gtGTTGCGTTCATTCCTGCCAGTGTGTCTTACCTCATAGGCACCCACATCTTTGGCGTTATGGCACACAAAATGGGCAG ATGGCTCTGCTCCCTTATTGGAATGCTTCTGGTGGGGGTCAGTATTCTCTGC GTGCCTTTTGCCAAAGACATCTATGGACTAATTCTGCCAAACTTTGGAGTAGGGTTTGCTATCG GGATGGTGGATTCCTCCATGATGCCCATCATGGGGTACCTGGTAGACCTGCggcatgtgtctgtctatggGAGTGTGTATGCCATCGCTGATGTGGCGTTCTGCATGGGATTTGCATTGG GTCCCTCAGCTGGTGGGGCCATCGCTCGGAGCATCGGGTTCCCCGCCCTCATGACCATCATTGGGATCATCGACATCCTCTATGCCCCGCTCTGTTACTTCCTCAgaagtccccctgccagagagGAAAAAATG GCCATTCTCAGCGACTCAAACTGCTCGATGAAGACACGCTCCTATTCTATGCAGGGCACGAGCTACCAGATGGGTGACGACTTCGAAACTGAGAGTGATGAGTAG
- the pdzd8 gene encoding PDZ domain-containing protein 8, protein MWSVCHHLTVCVCVCVCVLQTEVVKGPSGSWGMTFRHVAASEGDAVHVSIERVTPNSPAAQADLQRGDRLIAIGGVKVTSSVQVPKLLKQSGERVQVLYERPVRHQAPSAGIATPQDALVSLDEPAPLPPPPPTGYEEDPAPITTMDISESKDNDSEFEELVVESRPPQPPTPTSTPSFAGMEVREDFLLSVNQSPKKTVATLASKPLGSISPILNRKLNLGLQSPLKPQPKESPKPSPSHKATPEAPAGGGEGPQRPTVPPPPPPARPPVPPRPHIKVTSVPEAQSQTDSADGTPAAEKSPEKTPPAAGTTGGNGDKTAAEKSPVKLPEPKPLTKPPEPTQDTASMTSSGSKSDLSKDKNSDQAGSSTNRDSLDEQGLWESSECMYRKRLAHWSKASVVFEVESQHRFLNVALWCKDPFKLGSLLCLGHVTLHLEHVALECLSTSSGEYQSTFRLNAPEPRASVSRTALRSLTTHKGFNEKLCYGDVTLNFTYLVEGEPEHPCGGGVAEGEREGSLQEEEPHERERTEQLHPHPVMVRDELSHDSMAMGEVRHNFQDTQFQNPTWCEYCKRKVWTKAASQCIVCDYVCHKKCQDKCRSENPYCVAAGDRRSADPEAKSTINRATTGITRHIINTSSRLLSLRPLPKARLAEQVAELPGAGVIMAGACAVEPSPKDTPNTSDNESSDTETYTGASPSKHGMGVGVGVGMGGRGAKLARKEGGLDDSVFIAVKEIGRDLYRGLPTDERSQKLELMLDKLQQEIDQELEHNNALLHEEREASADARADARHKGLLAAALAKSGERLQALTLLMIHYRAGIEDLESVESTSPSEPHGFPKAKGLEEVLEEEDSLMVSEVYDSDICSPIDVMDDITDEQICVEALH, encoded by the exons ATGTGGTCTGTCTGTCAtcatctgactgtgtgtgtgtgtgtgtgtgtgtgtgtgttacagaccGAAGTGGTGAAGGGCCCATCGGGCAGCTGGGGCATGACCTTTAGGCACGTGGCGGCCAGCGAGGGTGACGCCGTGCACGTGAGCATCGAGAGGGTGACCCCCAACTCCCCCGCCGCTCAGGCCGACCTGCAGAGGGGAGACCGGCTCATCGCCATCGGAG GTGTCAAGGTCACGTCATCCGTCCAAGTCCCGAAGCTCCTGAAGCAGTCAGGCGAGCGGGTGCAGGTCCTGTACGAGCGTCCGGTACGCCACCAGGCCCCCAGCGCAGGCATCGCCACCCCCCAGGACGCACTGGTCTCGCTGGACGAGCCAGcacccctgcccccacccccgcccacaGGCTACGAGGAGGACCCGGCCCCCATCACCACCATGGACATCTCGGAGAGCAAAGACAACGACTCCGAGTTCGAGGAGCTCGTCGTCGAGTCCAGGCCGCCGCAGCCGCCGACCCCCACCAGCACCCCCTCGTTTGCCGGcatggaggtcagagaggacTTCCTGCTGAGCGTAAACCAAAGCCCCAAGAAGACAGTGGCCACGCTGGCGTCCAAGCCGCTGGGCTCCATCTCGCCCATCCTCAACCGCAAGCTCAACCTGGGGCTCCAGTCCCCGCTCAAGCCCCAGCCCAAAGAGTCACCCAAGCCCTCGCCCTCGCACAAGGCCACGCCCGAGGCGCCCGCCGGCGGGGGAGAGGGACCACAGCGGCCCACGGTGCCCCCGCCACCTCCCCCGGCGCGGCCCCCGGTCCCTCCCCGGCCGCACATCAAGGTCACCTCGGTGCCGGAGGCGCAGAGCCAGACGGACAGTGCCGACGGAACCCCTGCGGCAGAGAAGAGTCCTGAGAAAACTCCGCCGGCCGCTGGCACCACTGGTGGAAACGGAGACAAAACTGCTGCTGAAAAATCCCCTGTCAAATTGCCCGAGCCAAAGCCTTTAACGAAGCCTCCGGAACCCACCCAGGACACCGCCTCCATGACGAGCAGCGGCAGCAAGTCCGACTTGTCTAAAGACAAGAACTCGGACCAGGCTGGCTCTTCCACCAACCGCGACAGCCTGGACGAGCAGGGCCTGTGGGAGTCCTCCGAGTGCATGTACCGCAAGAGGTTGGCGCACTGGTCCAAGGCCTCGGTGGTCTTCGAGGTGGAGAGCCAGCACCGCTTCCTCAACGTGGCACTGTGGTGCAAGGACCCCTTCAAGCTGGGCAGCCTGCTGTGCCTGGGCCACGTGACCCTGCACCTGGAGCACGTGGCCCTGGAGTGCCTGTCCACGTCGTCGGGCGAGTACCAGAGCACCTTCCGCCTGAACGCGCCGGAGCCGCGGGCTAGCGTTAGCCGCACGGCGCTGCGCAGCCTCACCACGCACAAGGGCTTCAACGAGAAGCTTTGCTATGGCGACGTCACGCTCAACTTCACCTATTTAGTGGAGGGCGAGCCGGAGCACCCGTGCGGCGGAGGGGTGGCAGAGGGCGAGCGCGAGGGCagcctgcaggaggaggagccccACGAGAGGGAGCGGACGGAGCAGCTGCACCCGCACCCGGTCATGGTGCGCGACGAGTTGAGCCACGACTCCATGGCCATGGGCGAGGTGAGGCACAACTTCCAGGACACGCAGTTCCAGAACCCGACCTGGTGCGAGTACTGCAAGCGCAAGGTGTGGACCAAGGCGGCATCGCAGTGCATCGTCTGCGACTACGTGTGCCACAAGAAGTGCCAGGACAAGTGCCGCTCCGAGAACCCCTACTGCGTGGCGGCCGGCGACCGGCGCAGCGCCGACCCCGAGGCCAAGTCCACCATCAATCGGGCCACCACGGGAATCACGCGCCACATCATCAACACCAGTTCGCGCCTGCTCAGCCTGCGGCCGCTCCCCAAGGCCCGGCTGGCCGAGCAGGTGGCCGAGCTGCCGGGAGCAGGGGTGATAATGGCGGGAGCGTGCGCGGTGGAGCCTTCGCCAAAAGACACGCCCAACACATCCGACAACGAGAGCAGCGACACGGAGACGTACACCGGGGCCAGCCCGTCCAAACACGGcatgggcgtgggcgtgggcgtgggcaTGGGCGGCAGGGGAGCCAAGCTGGCGCGCAAGGAAGGCGGCCTGGACGACAGTGTGTTCATCGCCGTCAAGGAGATCGGCCGCGACCTATACCGCGGCCTGCCTACCGACGAGCGCTCGCAGAAGCTGGAGCTCATGCTGGACAAGCTGCAGCAGGAGATCGACCAGGAGCTGGAGCACAACAATGCCCTGCTGCACGAGGAGCGCGAGGCCTCGGCCGATGCCCGCGCCGACGCCCGCCACAAGGGCCTGCTGGCCGCCGCGCTGGCCAAGTCCGGCGAGCGGCTCCAGGCGCTCACGCTGCTCATGATCCACTACCGCGCCGGCATCGAGGACCTGGAGTCGGTGGAGAGCACGTCGCCCTCCGAGCCCCATGGCTTCCCCAAGGCCAAGGgactggaggaggtgctggaggaggaggattcGCTCATGGTGTCCGAGGTCTACGACAGCGACATCTGCAGCCCAATAGATGTGATGGATGACATCACCGATGAGCAGATCTGTGTGGAGGCACTCCATTAG